The genomic DNA GGTAACCGAAATCGTATCTGGCCATGACCTTGCCATAGCCGCGACCGACAATACCGCCATTCAACTGGTTATCAATGAAATTATGCACAAGCTTGGTATTGCCTGTGTGTTTGGTGGCTGCTATGAAGAGGCACGAGGTGGAGAGATATTCTTTACCTTGCCAAGTGAAAATATGCCATGTCTGGCCTGTCTTCGAGGCGGCTTGAAACAGCCGCAAAGGAATAAAGATATAGATTACAGTACCGCCAAAGGACCGGAAGATTATCATGGTCAGCCCGGTCTACATTCAGCGGTTAATTTTATAACATCGATTGAAGTGCAGATATGCCTGGGTATTCTCCTTAGAGGAAGTACAAGTTCTGAACTTGCCAGGATGATTGATGTTAAGAGAAATTTTCTGCTTATAGGCGGTATGATGTCGGAAGGATTTTATCGATTTAGAAAACCGTTTGACATTTATTATCAACCATTGAGCGGGCCACGGGAAAATTGTCCTGTTTGCGGGAATGTTGAAATATCAGTTGAAATTGGAGGAAAATCATAATGAGTTTTTTAGATATATTTAAATCAATTATCTTATCCTCAGCAAATAACCAGAGCGATAACTGCAACGACGACTATAGATACAGTTTGTTCTCACATAAACGACCATCAAAGCAGGATAAATATGTTAAGGTAAAAAGCAAAGGTGCTGAAAAACAATATCGCATTAACAAATATGGTGAAGTCTTTGAAGAGTGAGACTAAAAATTTTGATTC from Planctomycetaceae bacterium includes the following:
- a CDS encoding ThiF family adenylyltransferase — its product is MYASRCYERTPFDKTEVKVLWNKKVIILGCGTGGSLISLEMARAGVGSITLCDPERLELANISRHEGDLLDVGKLKTQIVAERISRINPAIKITTYPEDIFDKSQEKVTEIVSGHDLAIAATDNTAIQLVINEIMHKLGIACVFGGCYEEARGGEIFFTLPSENMPCLACLRGGLKQPQRNKDIDYSTAKGPEDYHGQPGLHSAVNFITSIEVQICLGILLRGSTSSELARMIDVKRNFLLIGGMMSEGFYRFRKPFDIYYQPLSGPRENCPVCGNVEISVEIGGKS